In one window of Desulforhabdus amnigena DNA:
- a CDS encoding methylenetetrahydrofolate reductase C-terminal domain-containing protein yields the protein MIVADQKPFEQIKGFVEDYEKILVVGCGTCVTVCLSGGDAEAKLLTSGLNIAFKREGKNKIILEDTVQRQCDEEFVLPILDRVKQEEIDAVITLACGVGVNFLADRLGNIPVFPGVDTTFYGAAVEQGMWAEMCAGCGNCITQYTGGICPIARCSKHLFNGPCGGAENGKCEVDPENIDCVWTLIYKRMKALGRLQDMQNIIPMKDWRTAADGGVRRTVREHIFRLDYKKQQQERK from the coding sequence ATGATAGTTGCCGATCAGAAACCGTTTGAGCAGATAAAAGGCTTTGTGGAGGATTATGAAAAGATCCTTGTGGTGGGATGCGGCACCTGCGTGACCGTCTGTCTGTCGGGAGGAGATGCTGAAGCCAAGCTCCTGACATCGGGCTTGAACATTGCTTTCAAACGGGAGGGCAAAAACAAGATCATCCTGGAAGACACTGTGCAAAGACAATGTGACGAGGAATTCGTCCTTCCTATTCTGGACCGGGTGAAGCAGGAAGAAATCGATGCCGTTATAACGCTTGCCTGCGGTGTGGGAGTGAATTTTCTGGCGGACCGGCTCGGGAATATTCCCGTGTTTCCCGGCGTGGACACGACGTTTTACGGGGCCGCCGTCGAGCAGGGCATGTGGGCTGAAATGTGTGCCGGATGCGGCAACTGTATCACTCAATATACCGGGGGAATCTGCCCTATCGCGCGCTGTTCCAAGCACCTTTTCAACGGTCCCTGCGGGGGTGCCGAAAACGGCAAGTGCGAAGTCGATCCTGAGAACATCGACTGTGTCTGGACGCTCATTTACAAGCGCATGAAGGCTCTCGGTCGTCTCCAGGATATGCAGAACATCATCCCCATGAAGGACTGGCGGACGGCAGCCGACGGTGGAGTACGACGCACTGTGCGGGAACATATCTTCAGGCTGGATTACAAAAAGCAACAGCAGGAGCGGAAATAG
- a CDS encoding FAD-dependent oxidoreductase: MMEKQPSKPNEVDVLATCSAACPVHTDTRGYVQCISQGDYEGALDLLLEVNPFPSVCGRICHHPCESECRRKEIDSPVSLRMLKRFVVENTREYRSKRRKPIERTKGKKVAVVGAGPSGLTAAKDLAVMGYGVTVFEKDNVLGGMLAHAIPRYRLPVDALQEDIDDILATGIEARTNVEVGKDISFEQLRKDYDAILIAVGLSESNSLPISGINAEGVLLGIPFLWDVANQQPPKLGDRVLIIGGGNVAIDVARAAKRLGPSKVYMACLESRAEMPAWKWEIEEAEEEGIEIFNSWGPKAILEKDGKVTGIQFKKCTRVFDENRRFSPQFDEETVKTVEVDNVIVTIGQRSNLDCLTGSPVAVDRGRLVCDRASLTTSERGVFSCGEVMTGPGSAIAAIGTGHEAARVIDRYLETGEILKLPQKAIQTIGDLPKKTAARAKQFSRLEVPLTDPAQRIRDFSPIEPGYTEAEALKEAHRCLACATGAVLEDPAVCAGCLTCVRICPFGVATVDRTAVMPAQECQTCGLCAAECPAAGVALARFATNKMKEQLGVILNQADQSRISRPFIVSYCCLNEATSRKYLVQQEHVEIEETGILRVMVPCVGRLSALDLVSPFELGADRVVVIACKEDGCFYTGAEELLQRRIKNVRKFLDEIKVGAENLLYYQTKTNAEESWPEFWQEAKKIVGKAVVA; encoded by the coding sequence CAGATACCCGCGGCTATGTGCAGTGCATCAGCCAGGGCGATTATGAAGGCGCTCTGGACCTGCTCCTCGAGGTAAACCCCTTTCCGTCCGTGTGCGGACGCATCTGTCACCATCCCTGCGAATCCGAATGTCGCAGGAAGGAGATTGATTCCCCCGTCAGCTTGCGCATGTTGAAACGGTTCGTCGTGGAAAATACCAGAGAATACAGAAGTAAGAGGCGCAAACCCATCGAACGGACCAAGGGCAAAAAAGTGGCTGTTGTGGGTGCCGGCCCCTCCGGCTTGACAGCGGCAAAGGATCTGGCCGTCATGGGATACGGCGTCACCGTCTTCGAAAAAGATAACGTACTGGGCGGCATGCTGGCCCATGCGATTCCAAGATACCGGCTTCCCGTGGATGCCCTGCAGGAGGATATCGACGACATCCTGGCCACAGGGATTGAAGCAAGAACCAACGTCGAAGTGGGAAAGGATATCTCCTTTGAGCAATTGAGAAAAGACTATGACGCGATTCTCATCGCGGTGGGCCTTTCCGAGAGCAATAGCCTTCCCATCTCCGGAATCAATGCTGAAGGCGTGCTCCTCGGCATTCCCTTCCTCTGGGATGTGGCCAACCAACAACCTCCCAAGCTCGGCGACAGAGTCCTGATCATCGGCGGCGGAAACGTCGCCATCGATGTAGCCCGCGCGGCCAAGCGGCTGGGCCCCTCGAAAGTGTATATGGCCTGCCTTGAATCCCGTGCAGAGATGCCGGCATGGAAATGGGAAATCGAAGAGGCGGAAGAGGAAGGGATTGAAATTTTCAATTCATGGGGACCCAAAGCCATTTTGGAAAAGGATGGCAAAGTGACGGGCATTCAGTTCAAGAAATGCACGAGGGTCTTTGACGAAAACCGGCGTTTCAGCCCTCAATTCGACGAAGAAACAGTCAAGACCGTGGAAGTGGACAATGTCATCGTCACCATCGGCCAGAGATCCAACCTGGACTGTCTTACGGGAAGCCCGGTGGCTGTGGATCGTGGCCGCCTTGTTTGCGACCGGGCCTCCCTCACCACATCGGAACGGGGCGTTTTCTCCTGCGGTGAAGTCATGACGGGTCCCGGTTCCGCCATCGCAGCGATCGGGACCGGGCATGAGGCAGCCAGGGTGATCGACCGTTACTTGGAAACGGGGGAAATCCTCAAACTGCCGCAAAAGGCCATCCAGACCATAGGGGACCTTCCTAAAAAAACGGCGGCAAGAGCAAAGCAGTTCAGCCGATTGGAAGTGCCGCTCACAGACCCCGCACAACGCATCAGGGATTTCTCCCCTATTGAGCCCGGCTATACCGAGGCGGAAGCCCTCAAAGAAGCTCACCGGTGCCTGGCCTGCGCCACCGGCGCGGTCCTGGAAGACCCTGCCGTATGCGCCGGCTGCCTGACCTGCGTACGCATTTGCCCCTTTGGGGTTGCCACGGTGGATAGAACGGCCGTTATGCCTGCACAAGAATGTCAGACCTGCGGGCTCTGCGCAGCGGAATGCCCCGCTGCAGGGGTTGCTCTCGCCAGATTTGCCACCAACAAGATGAAAGAACAACTGGGCGTCATCCTGAATCAAGCCGACCAGAGCCGGATCAGCAGACCTTTTATTGTCTCGTATTGCTGTCTCAACGAAGCAACCAGCAGAAAATACCTCGTTCAGCAAGAGCACGTAGAGATCGAGGAAACGGGAATTTTGCGCGTGATGGTGCCCTGCGTGGGACGCCTCAGCGCTCTTGACCTGGTCAGCCCATTCGAACTGGGAGCGGACCGCGTGGTGGTGATCGCATGCAAGGAAGACGGCTGCTTCTACACCGGAGCGGAAGAACTGCTCCAGCGGCGTATCAAGAACGTCCGTAAGTTCCTGGATGAAATCAAGGTGGGAGCAGAAAATCTGCTCTATTATCAAACAAAAACCAATGCAGAAGAATCCTGGCCCGAGTTCTGGCAGGAGGCTAAAAAGATAGTGGGCAAAGCCGTCGTCGCATGA